Proteins encoded by one window of Nitrincola iocasae:
- a CDS encoding methyl-accepting chemotaxis protein: protein MNISLSLRARIFLIVLLAVIGIAVLTVTSLLSTKRDLTQGRIQVIESIVESAYSIVEHYYTLEKNGVMTRQEAQNAAGEMLVAGRYGGEDGKAEYVYAWTLEGVGVAHVNPAFIGKNMLNEIRDGEGRYILKEIVAGLRTQPSGAFLDSGFVRPGGTVLVDKLLYSKTFQPWGWFIGTGIYMDDLAADLRQQLLKDGLVALFILLVIGVSGYLIALSILRQVGGEPALAIDLMSRAAKGDLTIHIDNAPQGSLLAGLESMVSSIRATVIEIRNESKNVHNNANTINQASADVAQAANDESEAITSMAAAIEEMTVSISHISESAKETEENSRFAAKMAQQGVTQVSSASNEINKIADMVKVASSKVGELNANASQISSIASVIREIAEQTNLLALNAAIEAARAGDQGRGFAVVADEVRTLAARTATATSDIEKMIEGVLTGTAQVVETMETALPQVEAGVVATESATALLAQIRQGAESTLVSVTGVANSTQEQTLASSSIAEKVDQIAQMMEITSGAMHSTAESAKELNHIASELNTMVSRFKC, encoded by the coding sequence ATGAATATATCGTTATCTCTTCGCGCTCGTATCTTCCTGATCGTGCTGCTGGCAGTCATTGGAATTGCCGTACTTACGGTGACCTCATTACTCTCCACCAAACGTGATCTCACTCAAGGCCGTATACAAGTGATAGAGTCGATTGTGGAATCGGCTTATAGTATTGTGGAGCACTATTATACACTTGAAAAAAACGGCGTGATGACGCGCCAGGAAGCACAGAATGCGGCTGGCGAAATGCTCGTTGCTGGACGTTATGGCGGCGAGGATGGTAAGGCTGAATATGTCTATGCCTGGACACTAGAGGGTGTGGGTGTTGCGCATGTTAATCCCGCTTTCATCGGCAAAAATATGCTCAATGAAATTCGTGATGGAGAAGGCCGTTATATCCTTAAAGAGATAGTAGCTGGCCTGAGAACGCAGCCTTCCGGGGCATTTTTGGACTCTGGGTTCGTTCGTCCCGGTGGTACTGTTCTGGTGGATAAGTTACTTTATTCAAAAACATTTCAGCCTTGGGGATGGTTTATTGGCACCGGCATTTATATGGATGATCTGGCCGCCGACCTGCGACAGCAACTACTTAAAGATGGTTTGGTAGCACTGTTTATTTTGCTGGTCATTGGCGTTTCCGGCTACCTGATTGCCCTGAGTATTTTGCGACAAGTGGGTGGTGAACCTGCGCTGGCTATTGATCTGATGTCCAGAGCGGCTAAGGGTGATCTGACTATACATATAGATAACGCGCCTCAGGGTAGTTTACTGGCCGGGCTTGAATCGATGGTTTCATCTATCCGTGCCACCGTGATCGAAATTCGTAATGAATCAAAAAATGTTCACAATAATGCCAATACCATCAATCAGGCCTCAGCCGATGTCGCACAGGCGGCTAATGATGAGTCGGAAGCGATCACCTCCATGGCTGCGGCTATTGAAGAGATGACGGTGAGCATCAGTCATATTTCTGAGAGCGCAAAAGAGACTGAAGAGAACTCACGTTTTGCTGCCAAAATGGCGCAGCAAGGGGTGACGCAGGTTAGCTCGGCCAGCAATGAGATCAATAAAATTGCTGACATGGTCAAGGTGGCTTCCAGCAAAGTGGGAGAATTGAATGCCAATGCCAGCCAAATATCATCCATTGCCAGCGTGATTCGCGAAATTGCCGAACAAACTAATCTGTTGGCGTTGAATGCGGCTATTGAGGCCGCGCGTGCCGGTGATCAGGGGCGTGGTTTTGCTGTCGTTGCTGATGAAGTGAGAACGCTGGCAGCACGTACGGCTACGGCAACCAGCGATATTGAGAAAATGATTGAAGGTGTGTTGACGGGTACCGCACAGGTGGTTGAAACTATGGAGACCGCTTTGCCCCAGGTAGAGGCCGGTGTCGTGGCGACAGAGTCTGCAACGGCGCTATTAGCGCAGATCAGGCAGGGTGCTGAATCGACATTGGTGAGTGTCACGGGTGTGGCGAATTCGACCCAGGAACAGACACTTGCAAGTAGCAGTATTGCTGAAAAAGTTGATCAGATTGCCCAGATGATGGAGATCACCAGCGGTGCCATGCACTCTACCGCAGAAAGTGCCAAAGAGTTGAATCATATCGCTTCAGAATTGAATACGATGGTGAGCCGCTTCAAGTGTTGA
- the ttcA gene encoding tRNA 2-thiocytidine(32) synthetase TtcA, giving the protein MTSCSETQDKKLKTRQNKLQKRLRREMGQAIEAFNMIEDGDKVMVCLSGGKDSFVMLDILMNLQKSAPIAFELVAVNLDQKQPGFPEHVLPHYLTELGVPFHIVERDTYSVVKSVVPEGKTTCALCSRLRRGTLYGFAEQIGANKIALGHHRDDILETFFLNMFYGGKLKSMPPKLVSDDGKNMVIRPLAYAREKDIAAYAELRGFPIIPCNLCGSQENLQRQVIKEMLQGWDKSHPGRIETMFRSLCNVVPSHLADAELFDFKNLQLGYAHGIMDDAEDSSELPSHPKAAVQVMERIDILSL; this is encoded by the coding sequence ATGACCAGCTGCTCAGAAACCCAGGACAAAAAACTCAAAACCCGTCAGAACAAGTTGCAAAAACGTTTGCGACGGGAAATGGGACAGGCCATTGAAGCCTTCAATATGATTGAAGACGGTGACAAGGTCATGGTGTGTTTATCCGGCGGGAAGGATTCATTCGTGATGCTCGATATCCTGATGAATCTGCAGAAGAGTGCGCCGATTGCCTTTGAGCTGGTGGCTGTTAACCTGGACCAGAAACAACCGGGCTTTCCGGAACATGTCTTGCCACATTACCTGACCGAGTTGGGTGTGCCTTTCCATATTGTCGAGCGCGATACCTATTCGGTGGTGAAGTCGGTGGTACCGGAAGGTAAAACTACCTGTGCACTTTGCTCCCGCTTGCGTCGGGGCACCTTGTACGGTTTTGCTGAGCAGATCGGGGCTAACAAGATTGCCTTGGGGCATCATCGCGATGATATTCTGGAAACCTTCTTTCTGAATATGTTTTACGGCGGCAAACTCAAGTCCATGCCACCTAAACTGGTATCCGATGATGGCAAAAATATGGTCATTCGTCCGCTGGCTTATGCGCGTGAGAAAGATATTGCTGCCTACGCCGAACTGCGTGGCTTTCCAATTATTCCGTGTAATCTGTGTGGCTCACAGGAAAATCTGCAGCGTCAGGTGATCAAGGAGATGTTGCAGGGTTGGGATAAAAGCCACCCTGGTCGCATTGAAACCATGTTTCGTTCTTTGTGCAACGTGGTGCCATCACACCTGGCCGATGCGGAGCTCTTTGATTTCAAAAATCTGCAATTGGGGTATGCTCACGGCATCATGGATGACGCAGAGGACTCATCAGAGCTGCCCAGCCACCCGAAGGCGGCTGTACAGGTGATGGAGCGGATCGATATTCTGTCTTTATGA
- a CDS encoding YebC/PmpR family DNA-binding transcriptional regulator: MGRAYQNRKESMAKTADQKTKVYSKYAREIYVCAKSGGTDPAGNLALRGMIERAKKDQVPAHVIDKALDKAKGAGGEDFSVARYEGFGPGNCMVIVECLTDNPNRTFGDVRHCFTKTKCKIGTQGSVSHMFDHCAILAFKGDDEEAVLEALMMADVDVTDIENEDGMITIFAPHTEYSNAKQALAAAFGEIDYEVDAIQFLAQTTTEISEEDQPMFERFIDLLNDLDDVQNIYHNVD, translated from the coding sequence ATGGGTCGCGCTTATCAGAACCGCAAAGAATCCATGGCCAAAACGGCCGATCAAAAAACCAAGGTCTACAGTAAATACGCTCGTGAGATCTATGTCTGCGCCAAATCAGGCGGTACAGATCCCGCCGGTAACCTTGCCCTGCGTGGCATGATAGAACGTGCCAAAAAGGATCAGGTGCCCGCTCATGTTATCGATAAAGCACTCGACAAAGCTAAAGGTGCTGGCGGTGAAGATTTCTCAGTAGCCCGCTACGAAGGCTTTGGTCCAGGCAACTGCATGGTGATCGTAGAATGTCTGACCGACAACCCTAACCGCACCTTCGGTGATGTACGTCACTGTTTTACCAAGACCAAGTGTAAAATCGGTACACAAGGCAGCGTCAGCCACATGTTCGATCACTGTGCCATTCTGGCATTTAAAGGTGATGATGAAGAAGCTGTACTCGAAGCGCTAATGATGGCCGATGTCGATGTTACCGACATCGAGAATGAAGACGGCATGATCACCATCTTTGCACCGCACACCGAATACTCGAATGCCAAACAGGCACTCGCGGCCGCCTTCGGCGAAATCGATTACGAAGTGGATGCCATCCAGTTCCTGGCACAGACCACCACCGAGATCAGCGAAGAAGACCAGCCGATGTTCGAGCGCTTTATCGATCTACTGAATGACCTGGACGATGTGCAGAACATCTACCATAACGTCGACTAA
- a CDS encoding NAD(P)/FAD-dependent oxidoreductase, whose translation MSRETIVLGAGIVGVSIAWHLVQRGRKVLLIDRRPPGLETSFGNAGIIQREAVRPYAFPHDLKTLLRVLPNRSIDIRYKPSGMFAAASPLLSYYLNSFPGRYKKIIPEYASIIALSTQEHDPMIKASGADALIQKKGWLELYRTEAELDARHQEAQEAAKQGVVSRRIDRATLDEMQPGLSADICGAIHWQNSWMVESPGDLVQAYAKDFEAKGGEFLEAELNTIVQNSANNWTVTTSKGSHDAAEVVVALGPWSQDYLAPLNYSFPLFVKRGYHMHYQQPSIKSTLNYWLMDAEKGYLLEPMKAGIRLTTGAELANLDAPPAYGQLEAAEKVARKLFPIGERADKEPWKGARPCLPDMKPVIGPAPRHPGLWLAFGHGHQGFTLGPATGRLLGEMMDNEKTAIDMQPFRADRF comes from the coding sequence ATGTCTCGGGAAACCATCGTATTAGGTGCCGGTATAGTAGGCGTCAGCATTGCCTGGCATCTGGTGCAGCGAGGCCGCAAGGTGTTGCTGATTGACCGTCGTCCACCAGGACTGGAAACCTCTTTCGGCAATGCCGGTATTATTCAACGCGAGGCCGTCAGACCCTATGCGTTTCCTCATGACCTGAAAACCCTGTTGCGGGTACTGCCAAATCGCAGTATTGATATCCGCTATAAACCCAGCGGCATGTTTGCAGCGGCCAGCCCGTTGCTTAGCTACTACCTGAACTCTTTTCCAGGACGCTATAAAAAAATCATTCCTGAATATGCTTCAATTATCGCCCTGTCTACCCAGGAACATGACCCGATGATTAAAGCGTCCGGAGCCGACGCACTGATACAGAAAAAAGGCTGGCTGGAGCTCTACCGCACCGAAGCCGAGCTGGATGCCCGTCACCAGGAAGCCCAGGAAGCCGCCAAACAAGGCGTCGTTTCACGTCGCATTGACCGGGCGACGCTGGATGAAATGCAACCCGGCCTTTCAGCCGATATTTGTGGAGCAATCCACTGGCAGAACTCCTGGATGGTGGAATCACCTGGCGATTTAGTGCAAGCCTATGCCAAAGACTTTGAAGCCAAGGGTGGCGAGTTTCTTGAAGCCGAGCTGAACACCATCGTACAAAACTCAGCTAACAACTGGACAGTCACCACCTCCAAAGGCAGTCATGATGCTGCTGAGGTTGTGGTTGCCCTGGGCCCCTGGTCACAAGACTACCTGGCACCACTGAACTACAGTTTCCCGCTGTTTGTTAAACGTGGTTATCATATGCATTACCAACAGCCCAGCATAAAATCCACTCTGAATTACTGGCTGATGGATGCAGAAAAAGGCTATCTGCTTGAGCCGATGAAAGCGGGCATTCGTCTGACTACCGGTGCGGAACTGGCCAACCTGGATGCACCACCAGCTTATGGCCAATTGGAGGCCGCTGAAAAAGTCGCCCGCAAGCTCTTCCCGATAGGTGAGCGCGCCGACAAAGAACCCTGGAAAGGCGCTCGCCCCTGCTTGCCGGACATGAAACCAGTGATAGGCCCTGCGCCCAGACACCCCGGCCTGTGGTTAGCATTTGGCCACGGTCATCAGGGCTTTACCCTGGGTCCAGCCACGGGCCGACTACTGGGTGAAATGATGGATAACGAAAAAACTGCTATCGACATGCAGCCTTTCCGCGCCGACCGTTTCTAA
- a CDS encoding peptidoglycan -binding protein, whose protein sequence is MLGSGRRQRSQINAWPGYVDALSALLMLVIFMLMIYMVSQLYLSQALSDRDSELAQLSNRLNEISRLLMLEEERTEQLTAELTSLRSSYQQSLSREEAMQQALDSLLGDLNASEQAQQQIATRAAELETQLEQERTAFMQLRTLADEQESQIAGLSSSIESTDTALKEEQELTASQQDFILQLTQRIDALQEQLKQISAALQLQETISAEREAEIAGLGQRLNRLLAERVNQLERYQSEFFGRLRDILEDNENIRIVGDRFLLPSELFFASGSAELGTSGRSELNKFATLLLEIADKIPDDVDWILRVDGHTDRLPINTETFPSNWELSTARAVAVVRYLASQGVPQKHMAAAGFGEFYPVDPGNSTDALQRNRRIEIKLTDR, encoded by the coding sequence ATGCTGGGTTCCGGTCGTCGACAACGGAGTCAGATAAACGCCTGGCCGGGGTATGTAGATGCCCTCTCCGCCCTGCTGATGCTGGTTATTTTTATGCTGATGATCTACATGGTCAGCCAGCTTTACTTGTCGCAGGCCCTGTCTGATCGAGACTCCGAACTGGCCCAATTGAGCAACCGCCTGAACGAAATTTCCCGCCTGCTGATGCTGGAAGAAGAACGTACCGAACAGCTCACCGCCGAACTGACCAGTCTGCGCAGTTCATACCAACAAAGCCTGTCCCGCGAAGAAGCGATGCAACAGGCTCTCGATAGCTTGTTAGGTGATCTGAATGCTTCCGAACAGGCACAACAGCAAATTGCTACACGTGCCGCAGAACTGGAAACACAGCTGGAACAAGAGCGCACGGCATTTATGCAACTGCGCACCCTCGCCGATGAACAGGAAAGCCAGATTGCCGGGCTGTCCAGCAGTATAGAATCCACTGATACAGCCTTAAAAGAAGAGCAGGAGCTGACTGCATCTCAGCAGGACTTTATTCTTCAACTGACGCAACGAATTGATGCCCTTCAGGAGCAACTGAAACAGATCAGCGCTGCACTGCAACTCCAGGAAACCATCAGCGCTGAACGTGAGGCTGAGATTGCCGGTCTGGGACAACGTCTGAACCGCCTTCTGGCTGAACGTGTTAATCAACTGGAGCGTTATCAATCCGAATTTTTTGGTCGACTCAGAGATATTCTCGAAGATAATGAAAACATCCGCATAGTCGGTGATCGCTTCCTGCTGCCGTCTGAACTTTTCTTTGCCTCAGGCTCAGCCGAACTCGGCACGTCAGGGCGTTCTGAACTCAACAAGTTCGCCACACTCTTGCTGGAAATAGCCGATAAAATCCCCGATGACGTCGACTGGATACTCAGGGTCGATGGCCACACTGATCGCTTGCCTATCAACACCGAGACCTTCCCATCTAACTGGGAGTTATCCACTGCACGTGCAGTAGCCGTTGTGCGTTACCTCGCCTCACAGGGAGTACCACAAAAACACATGGCAGCAGCGGGCTTTGGTGAGTTTTATCCGGTCGATCCAGGCAACTCTACTGACGCCTTGCAGCGCAATCGCCGTATTGAGATCAAGCTCACGGATCGTTAA
- a CDS encoding YgaP family membrane protein, translating into MTLDRAVFAFAGSFILISLALAHWVNPLWLLFTAFVGVNMLQTAFTGFCPLVIILKKLGVKPGQAFD; encoded by the coding sequence ATGACACTGGATCGCGCCGTTTTTGCCTTTGCTGGCAGCTTTATTCTGATCAGTCTGGCACTGGCTCATTGGGTCAATCCCTTGTGGCTGCTATTTACCGCCTTTGTCGGTGTAAATATGCTTCAAACCGCTTTTACCGGCTTCTGCCCGCTGGTTATTATATTGAAAAAACTGGGTGTAAAACCCGGTCAGGCCTTTGATTAA
- a CDS encoding AzlC family ABC transporter permease translates to MTVSKTDEFSAGVKATLPLIVGAIPFGIIFGTLAETSGLSAWGAMAMSVIVYAGSSQFIALGLLAAGAAIPVIILTTFVVNLRHLLYAANLVPKVGHLPLRWRMMMAFGLTDETFAAVSNRFLRQASIETAHWFYLGSFVAMYGNWILCTFVGIVLGEMFPDMTDWGLDFAMSVTFIGMVVPYLTNRPMWGAVIVAGAMAVATAFMPHKLGLIVAAVCGITTGMSLHLLQQRRQTQQQEVE, encoded by the coding sequence ATGACGGTGAGTAAAACAGATGAGTTCTCCGCAGGGGTCAAGGCCACCTTGCCGCTGATCGTGGGTGCCATACCCTTTGGTATTATTTTTGGCACACTGGCCGAAACCAGTGGTTTGTCCGCCTGGGGCGCTATGGCTATGTCGGTCATTGTCTATGCCGGTTCCAGCCAGTTTATTGCGCTGGGATTACTGGCTGCCGGTGCAGCTATTCCGGTCATTATACTGACCACCTTTGTGGTTAACCTACGGCATTTATTGTATGCCGCGAATCTTGTGCCGAAAGTGGGCCACCTGCCGCTACGCTGGCGCATGATGATGGCATTTGGCCTGACCGATGAAACCTTTGCCGCTGTCAGTAACCGTTTTTTGCGCCAGGCATCCATTGAGACGGCACATTGGTTCTATCTGGGCTCGTTTGTGGCGATGTACGGTAATTGGATTCTGTGTACCTTCGTCGGCATTGTGCTGGGTGAAATGTTTCCGGATATGACCGACTGGGGGCTGGATTTTGCCATGTCGGTTACCTTTATCGGTATGGTGGTGCCGTATCTGACCAACCGCCCTATGTGGGGAGCTGTGATAGTGGCTGGCGCTATGGCTGTGGCAACGGCCTTTATGCCACACAAGCTCGGTTTAATTGTCGCGGCTGTGTGCGGCATTACTACCGGTATGTCCTTGCATCTGCTGCAGCAGCGTCGGCAGACTCAGCAACAGGAGGTTGAATAA
- a CDS encoding AzlD domain-containing protein: protein MQEVYLILGMFLVTFSVRFLLFAVAGRVHFPLWLSQALGFVPPAVLTAIIVPAVLMPEGDIWLSWQNPWLLAALFAFIVALIRKDLMTTIVAGMLAFMLLRFVLGL from the coding sequence ATGCAGGAAGTCTATTTGATACTGGGTATGTTCCTGGTGACTTTCAGTGTGCGTTTCCTGCTTTTTGCCGTCGCTGGCAGGGTGCATTTCCCCTTGTGGCTCAGTCAAGCGCTGGGTTTTGTACCGCCAGCGGTGCTGACCGCCATTATTGTTCCGGCAGTATTGATGCCTGAAGGTGATATCTGGTTGAGTTGGCAGAACCCTTGGTTATTAGCTGCCCTGTTTGCATTTATTGTGGCACTGATACGTAAGGATCTGATGACTACGATTGTAGCAGGCATGCTGGCGTTTATGCTGCTACGCTTTGTACTAGGGCTTTAA